The sequence GATTTGCTCCCGGTCTTTGTCTGTAAGCAAATCAATGCCCCGCAAACGGCCAATTTTTTGTTTCATCCAACGGTCAAGCTTTTTAAAATCTTGGACGCCAAACGTGACAGCGTACAGGACAAAGACCGTAATAATGATTTGCAATGTTGATAATTCACCAGTTTCTTTGTACAACAGCCAGCCAAGCCCGGCTTCCAACGCAGTGATGCCAACAAATAAAAAAATAAAGATCATGCTGGTCCCCCGTTTATCAAGGCCGTAACGGGCCACGCCAAACAAAAGCAGGCAAACGAGCGAAGCAAGTTCCATTGCAATAAAAAGCGGTGCGGCAAATTCGACAATTCCCTCTATTGCATTCATGCCCTTATATCCATCCTTTCTCTTCTGCGATCCGCAATGCGTCGTGGCGGTTAGTCGTTTCAAGTTTTTGCATCGCAGATGATAAATAGTTGCGGACTGTTCCGAGGGAAAGGTGCATGGCAGAGGCGATCATTTCTGTGCTTTCGCCATTGCGCACTCGCCCGAGCATTTCTTGTTCACGGTCATTTAATGGGTTTGGCTGCAAACGAAACAACATGTTGCTAAGTGCTGGAGAGATGACGTGTTCACCAGCTACAATGCGGCGGATCGCTACAATCAATTGATCAATCGGGTCATCTTTAAGCAAATAGCCGTCCACACCAAGTTTCATCGCTTGTTCAATATAGCCTGGTCGCGAAAAGGTCGTTAGCAGCGCAATTTTCCCTTTGAATCCGTGCTGTTTCATGTATTTCGCTGTCTCGAGCCCTGTCCCATCAGGCATTTCGATATCCATAAGGAGCAAATCTAGTTCCCAAAGGCCGGGAAACGAGCGGACTGAGGCGCCGCTAGAAACCGCTCCGGCAACATGGATGTCTTCTTCTAAGTTAAGCAGTGACTCAAGCGCATTGCGCAAAATCGTTTGATCTTCAGCAATTAATATTTGAATCATTTTCCTTCTCCTTTTACGTGTACAGTTGGGACGGTTAACGTAACCGTTGTCCCTAAATCGATGCCGCTTTTCCATGTACATGTACCGCCAACAAGGCGCATACGTTCTTTCATTGAAGCGATGCCGTCGCCCTGTTTTATGTCAGGGGATCCGATTCCCACTCCGTCATCGTGAATGTGGCAAACAAGCTCGTGTTCTGTATGGAAAAACGCCAATTCCACTCTATCAGCGCGGCTATGTTTATAACAGTTTACAAGCGCTTCTCGAATCGACAATGCCACCATGGTTTCAACCACTTCCGAAAGTGTAGGGATTTGTTCTTCACCGCGGACAGAAAAGGTGGTGAACGTTCCTTTAAACAACGTTTTCGCATGGTCGATTTCAGGCTTGATTTCGATATGCTTTAAACCAGACACCACCTCGCGGACTTGCTTGGCAGCGGAACGTGCTGTATCAAGGACATCCTCCATTTCCCGTTTGGCTGCTACGGGATGGCTGTCTGCTAATCGCATCGCCAGTTCGCTTTTAAATTTAATGACGGCAAGTGTGTGGCCTAGCGTATCGTGCAAATCTCTAGCAATCCGGTTTCGTTCTTCTTCTTTCGCAAAGGCAGCAAGTTCTGATTGGGCACTAGCGAGATCTCGTTCGAGACTGTGGGCTCGTTTCATATAGCGAATCGTTACTGGCAAAATGAGTTGTAAGAATAAAAAAGGCGCATAAACAGTCGTCAAAAACGAAAGAGGCTTGCCTGTTGTGACCGTAAAGACAGCCAGATAACTGGACGTCAAGAACAACATTGACAAGCACAAGTAAGGCCAAAAACGGACTCTGCCACTTACATCGCTAAAAAGAAAAAGATAAATCAATAAGCTGTGATCAATCAATATTGCGGCAAATGCGAACAGACAAATGCCGGCGGCGCTCGCAGCGACAAAGCGCCAATCCTTCCACCATAGTGCTACATAATAAGCAGCTAAAATAGCCGCAAAACAAAACAAGCGTAGCAACAAAGGCAGTTCGCTTTCTAACGTTAACAAATTAAAAAACAAAAAAGTAAACACGAAAATATCAACGAAAAGATAACGTTTCATTTGTTCCCGGGGATAAAGTCGGATCATAGGGAGGGCTCCTTTATAGGCAATCCCTTTTATTATAGCGCCTTTATAGATTAAGCGATAACCGGCTAGAGTGCTATTCATAGGTGTCATTGTTTTTTTATGACAGCTGTCATACGCAAATCGATTTAAAAAAACGTTGTGATTTAAATTTTTAAATTGTATGATAGAACGTAAAGAAAAAGCTGTTGTGTGATCAAAAGAAGGGCGGTCTCGCTCGCTCTCTGCTTTGACAGTAACCTTAACCTCCACATTCCATTGATGCATGCATTATGTAAAAGATGGGAGGAACAAAAAGAATGATGAAGAGGGGACGTAAATGAAAACACGATCATTTTTACATGAAAGAAATTTTATGATTTTGCTTTCTGGCGTGTTTATTAATGGAATTGGTGCAGGCGTTTATGCGGTTTCGGGTATGTTGCTTGTCCTCTATTTGAGCGGAAATGTCTTTTATTCAGGTCTCGCTTATTTCGCAGTAACATTGGCAAATGCGTTGGCTTTCTTAATCGCGCCATTTGCTCGATACGTCACGTACAAAAAAGGCTTAATCGTATGCGAAGTGTTGAAGTCCGCATTGCTATTTACACTACCACTGTTCTACGCAACGATTGGCCTGAACGTTTATTATGTTATCACACTGCTATTTGCGGTTTCTTTGCTAGCCAAGTTTACATACCCAATCGAATCAACGATTATGCCGATTATTGTTGGTAAAGAAAACATTATTAAAGCAAATGCGTACTTGCAAACGGTGAGGGAAGGAATGGGTATCGCTTTTGTTGCTGGCGCCGGTGTTCTTGTTGCTTTTATTGGCCCTGTTCAAGCAACTTTGATTACAGCGGTTTGCCATTTGTTATCATCATTAACGTATACATTATTCCGCTTTAGACAAAACACTCTCCCTCAAGAAAGACAAGGCGTGAAACAAAGCGTGGTCGCCTACAAAACAGATTTAAAGGCAGGGATGACGTATATTTCTCAATCGCTTATTCCAAAAATGATTGGGTCGATTATCTTTATTAATTTGGCGATGGGCGTGATGGTTCCGAATTTGCCTGCCTTTACATTAATGAAAGGCAATAGTGAAGCCATTTATGGTTTTTATTTGGCTGGATTGTCACTTGGCGTCATGATTGGCACACTGATTACTCCGAAAGTCAAAGAATGCCGTTTCGGGCTGTTAACGGTCATTGGTTTTTGTAGTACCGGCATTGCCTGGCTTGGTACTGCTTTTCTGCCCGTTTACTTTTCTTTGCCTTTCTTCTGTATCGGCAGTATCGCGATTGGCATCTTCAATATCCTCCTTTTTTCTTCCATCCAACAACAAGTGGAAGAAGCAATGATTGGCCGTGTCGTGACAGTCATATCCAGTGCAGCAGCAGTCGGTGTGCCGATTGGTTCCCTTATAGGTGGGGCGCTTGGCTCTACCTTTACCCCCGTCTTGCCTGTGGCGCTTTGTGGGATAGCGATGTTGTTATTTAGTACCAGCTGGTTGGTTCACCCAGTCCTCCGAAAGCTTCCTGCCATTGAAAAGGCCTCTTTGTTTGTTCGTAAGCCAACCCATAGTCAATCGGTGTAGAAAAAACATGGTTGTGATTCAGGAGAAAGGAAAAAGGAAACGAATTGCTTTGCTGCCCAAGGAGAGTCCCTTCTCTTTGGGTTTTGGCATTTGGTTTAGGCGAATACGGCATATGTAGTAGATTGATAACAATGGGGACAAGTTACTATGTTTTTTTCATTTTTTATAAGCGATGTTATGTTGGGAAAATGTAATTCCATTCCATTTAGAGGAGAAATCTTTTAAACTGTAAGTATAAACGATTAGCAAAGGGTGGTGTTGAGATGAAGCGTATTATTGTGTGTGACCGTGACTTAAGCGAGTGCTATGGAATGGAGTGGTTAATTCGTTCTTCTCATTTGCAAGTAGAGCGTGCCGGCATTGCGTGTTCGCCGGAAGAACTGTTTGAACAAATGGAAACAGAACGTCCTGATGTCATTTGCCTTGAATTGGATATGTTTCAAGGGCGTGAATGGGAGCAACTAAAACATTATGCAGCTATCTTTACGCCTGCTCTTGTAGCGGTTTCTGCCGAAGGAACGTATGCAAAAGCAACGCAGGCGCTAGAACTTGGCTGTGTCGACTTGCTTATAAAACCACTTGATTCTGAGAAACTATTGCGGCATTTGCACAAGTTGCTGCGAGAAAAGCGCCCTGTTGTCAAGAGCGAAAAAGAAGAGCCTAAGTGGCCATGTCCATCGTACCGTGACCTTTTTTTGCCTGGCCGTGCTGATTCGTTTCCAGGAGATGTGGTGCTCATCCAACATGAAGAGAAAGGCAAAACCGTAAAATTGCTTGAATTTGCCGAAGCTTTCCCATTTACAGACAAACCGGCTATTCTCCCGCTTAGTGACGTGGTGATGCTTGTGTTTCCTGATCGTGACCCTTGGCGGGAAAAATTGTGCCATAAGCTGCTTAATAGTTGGGATGATGAAAACAACGGCTTAGCTGTCTTTGTTTTGGACCAAAAGGAAAACCGTACTTTGCAGGAAGCCTATCAGCGAGCGCTACTCCATTTGCAACGAGCATTTTTCATCGGTTTTGATCAAGTGATCGTAACTGGGGAAGCGTTTTCGTGGAAACGGATTGATCCACTTTTGACGCCAGAGGAACAACGGATTTGGATCGAAATGTTGAGAGACAACAAACTCACTTCCCTTAAGCAATGGCTATACGGGGAATTTTATTATGCCGGCGGCGCTTTGCCCGATCCTGGACTGCTGCGGATTAAATTGACAAGCATTCTTGCCCAAGTGCGCCGCTATATGCGTAATTGGAAAATGGCAGGAGAGGACGTGGAACGCGCCTATTACAACTTGTTTAATAGCGTATTAAATATGCCAGTTTTAGCAAGGATTGTCCAGGAGCTCATTTTGTTTATCCAATTTCTGTTTGAGCAAACGCGCCGCGTGGAAACGGTCCAAAAAACAGACATTGTCCATGAAGCGCTCCGATATATGAACAAGCATTACCAAAACCCTAAGCTTAATTTAACCCGTGTAGCAGAGCATGTCGGCAGAAACCCTTCGTATTTAAGCCAGTTGTTTTCCATACGGCTCAAACAATCGTTTCGCCACGCGTTGCAAGACATTCGGATTGCCGCGGCCAAGGAACTCCTTGCTGACCCTATGCTGGCCATCGGTGAGATTGCCGAACGGGTAGGCTATGCAAACCCAGCCTATTTTTCAAAAGCATTCAAAAAACAAACCGCATACAGTCCGAACCAGTACCGTATTCGAGAATTAACTAAAGAAAAGGATTAAACCTAAAAAAGTATAAATGAAAGGGAAATTTTCGGACAGAAATAAATGAAAAGTCGAATATATGAAATAAAAATCCAATCGAAATCAGCTAGGCGCAAATGGTATGGCTCCCTATACTGCTAAGTAAGACATATAAAGGGGGAATGCCACAGTGAACCTGAACAATGAACCGATTCGTGCGAAAAGAGGCACTGCCTTAACGGCCAAAGGGTGGGTGCAGGAAGCAGCGCTCCGTATGCTTATGAATAATTTAGATGAAGAAGTAGCAGAGCATCCAGACCAATTAGTTGTCTACGGCGGGATTGGCAAGGCTGCGCGCAATTGGCCGTCTTATCATAGCATTGTCTCATCGTTAACAGCGCTTGATAACGACGAAACGTTGCTCATTCAATCTGGGAAACCGGTTGCTGTCTTTAAAACACATGAAGATGCTCCGCGGGTGTTGCTTGCCAATTCCAACCTTGTCCCTGCTTGGGCGAATTGGGAAACATTTCATGAGCTTGATAAGAAAGGCTTAACCATGTACGGGCAAATGACAGCTGGAAGTTGGATTTATATTGGTAGTCAAGGCATTGTTCAAGGGACTTACGAGACGTTTGCCGAATGTGCACGACAACATTTTGGCGGTTCATTAAAAGGGACGATTACCGTAACGGCTGGATTAGGCGGCATGGGCGGCGCCCAACCGTTAGCGGTCACGATGGCAAATGGCGTGGCTATTTGCGTTGACGTGGACCGTTCCCGGATCGACAAGCGTATAGAGACCAACTATTTGGATATTGTCGCCCATACGCTATCAGAGGCAATTGAAGAAGCTGAACTCGCGAAAAAGGAAGGCATCCCCCTTTCGATCGGCCTTGTCGGCAATGCGGCTGAAGTATTGCCAGAAATGCTTGCCCGCGGGTTTGTTCCAGACATTGTCACTGATCAAACGTCTGCTCATGATCCTTTGAATGGCTATTTGCCAAAAGGGTTCACCCTTGAACAAGGGCAAGCGCTGCGAAGGGAAGATCCACAAGCTTACATTAGCCTTGCTAAAAAGAGTATGGCCGAGCATGTTGAAGCGATGCTTGAGTTAAAAAAGCGTGGCGCGATCGTATTCGATTATGGCAATAATATTCGCCAAGTTGCTTTTGATGAAGGGGTTCGTGACGCCTTTTCATTTCCTGGTTTTGTTCCTGCTTATATCCGCCCACAATTTTGCGAAGGCAAAGGGCCTTTTCGCTGGGTCGCCCTTTCTGGCGATCCAGCAGATATTGATAAAACCGATGAAGTGATCTTGCAAGAGTTTGCCGACAACGAACCGTTATGCCAGTGGATCCGCATGGCACGTCGCCATATTTCCTTCCAAGGCCTTCCGGCAAGGATTTGCTGGCTCGGCTATGGGGAACGTGCCCGTTTTGGCAAACGGATTAATGAAATGGTTGCTTCTGGAGAATTGTCCGCCCCCATTGTGATCGGGCGTGACCACCTTGATGCCGGCTCGGTCGCCTCGCCAAATCGGGAAACAGAAGCAATGAAAGACGGCAGTGACGCCGTTGCCGATTGGCCAATTTTAAATGCACTTGTGAATACAGCAGCAGGGGCAAGCTGGGTGTCTGTGCACCATGGCGGCGGCGTCGGTATGGGATACTCCCTCCACGCTGGCATGGTTGTTGTCGCAGATGGGACAGCGGAAGCGGATCGGCGTTTGGAGCGTGTGCTGACAACGGATCCTGGCCTAGGCGTCGTTCGCCATGCCGATGCTGGCTATCAAAAAGCTGTCGAAACGGCAAAAGCAACAGGTATTGTCATTCCGGCCCTTGCAAGGGAGGGAAAAGAAAATGGCTGAACTCTTATATCTCAAGGAGGCTGAACAAGTTGTCACTGTTGCTGGCGCAAGCGACAAACCAAAAGTAGGAGAGGACTTATCTGAAATTGGCGTCATTGAACGGGGGAGTGTCATCGTTGAGGGAGAGAAGATTGCCTTTGCCGGTACAGACGCAGATGCTCGTCATTACTTGCAAAAACGTTCTGGGAAGGTGAAAACAATTGAGGCGAGGGGGAAGCTCCTCACGCCTGGACTCGTCGACCCTCATACACATCTCGTCTTTGCCGGCAGCCGTGAACAAGAATTGACGATGCGTTTGAAAGGCAAGTCATATATGAGCATTTTACAGGCAGGCGGCGGCATTTTAAGCACAACGAAAAGCACGAGAGCAGCCACTGCTGACCAGTTGGCCCAGGAGTCGCGGCTACGGCTTGACCGTTTTTTGCAGCACGGGGTGACGACCGTTGAGGCGAAAAGCGGCTACGGGTTAGCGACAGACGCTGAACTAAAACAGCTACGTGTCGCTCAACAATTAAACAATAACCACCCAGTAGATGTCGTCTCGACTTTTATGGGGGCGCATGCCATTCCGCCAGAGTGGAAACAGGACCCTGATGCGTTTGTAAAATTAGTTGCAGAAGAAATGATTCCCCAAGTCGCAGCTGAGAACTTAGCTGAGTTTTGTGATGTCTTTTGTGAAGAGGGCGTCTTTACGGTCGCCCAATCGCAATACATTTTGGAGGAAGGGAAAAAGCATGGGCTAAAGCCGAAAATCCACGCCGATGAGTTGGTTTCCTTTGGAGGCGCCGAGCTTTCCGCAAAAGTCGGCGCAGTCAGTGCAGACCATTTGTTAAAGGCTTCACCAACAGGCATCGAACAAATGGCCGAGGCAGGCGTTATAGCCGTGCTCTTGCCAGGAACAGCCTTTTTTCTAATGACTGAGCCAGCCAATGCTCGGGCGATGATTGAAGCAGGAGTCCCAGTTGCCTTATCGACAGACCGTAACCCAGGTTCATCGCCGACTGAGTCATTGCCATTCATAATGAATTTGGCTTGCCTGACAATGAAAATGACGCCAGAAGAGGTGCTTGCTGCTTCCACGATCAATGCCGCACACGCCATTGGCCGAGCGAAGGACATCGGCAGCATTGAAGCAGGCAAAAACGCTGATCTCGTGCTCTTTGACGCGCCGAACTATCAAACATTGCAGTATAACTATGCTGTCAATCGAGTCGATACAGTCATGAAAGCAGGGAAAATCGTTGTGGAAGGCGGTGTGTTACTTGAAAAAACCGACAATCAACGGTGCTCGCTTGCAACAGAAAATTGAGGAACTCGGCCAATTTGGCAAAAATGAGAAAGGCGGGTTAGATCGGACAACGTTCACGTCTGCGGAACTCGCTGCTCGGGAATGGTTGCAAACACAATGTGTCAGCCTTGGGCTTGATGTTAAGTGCGATCCCGCCGCCAATATATGGGCTTTTCGCAACGGGCGACAACCTCTTCCTGCTATTTCGTTTGGCTCCCATATGGATACGGTGCCAAACGGCGGCATGTATGATGGCGCGCTCGGTGTTCTCATTGCCTTAGAAGTAATGGAACGACTGAACGAAGAAAGAATCGAAACACGCCATCCATTCGCACTCGTTTCCTTTACGGCAGAGGAGCCGAACCCGTTTGGCTTATCGACATTTGGCAGCCGGGCAGTAGCAGGAAAGTTAACAAAGCAAGACTTAGAGGGTGTGACAGATGACAATGGGCTGTTGTTGACGGAAGCGCTTAGGCAAGCAGGGGGAGATCCCGATCGCTTTGAGGACACGCACGCGTTAGCGCCGCCTTTATCTGCTTACCTTGAAGTCCATATTGAACAAGGGAAACGCTTAGTCACAAGCAGTATTCCTGTTGGTATTGTTTCTGGCATTACGGGCATTTACAGAGAGCGTGTAACTGTAACAGGTGATGCCAATCATGCGGGGACGACTGTCATGGTCGAACGTAAGGATGCACTCGCAGCTGCGGCAGAAGTGGTTGTAGCTGTCGAACAGGCGGCCGCGGAAATGCAGGCAGAAGAAGTAGTCGCAACAGTTGGCACACTTGACGTGCGCCCGAACGCCGCCAATATTATCCCTGGCCAAGTGGAAATGGTTGTCGAAATTCGTGGCAAAACAAGCGCAGAAATCGATGCTGTCCGCCATGCTTTAAACAGCCAAATTGCAGAACTCGCAAGGAGACGTGGCGTTTCGATAAAGCAAGAAACATTTTTATCGCAAGCACCTGTGCCAATGGACCAATCACTAATCGACACTTTTGCCGAGCAAGCCGATTCACTTGGTTACAAGACGCTGACACTCGGAAGCATGGCTGGGCATGACGCAGCCCATATGGCGGCGGTGACAAGAAGCGGCATGTTGTTTGCGCCTAGCATTGGCGGCAAAAGCCATTGTCCTGAAGAAGCAAGTGCACTCTGTGACATTGAGGCAGCTGCGAATGTGTTGTTCCATGCGCTGCTGAAACTTGACCAAAACCTTGACCAGAAAGGGACGGATAACAGATGAGGACGCTTTATTCAGCTGATTTAATGTATACAGATGGCGCGTTTCAACAAGGCTATGCGATGTGTGTAAACAACGGGGAAATTGAAGCCATTGGCCCGCAAGAAAACATGTCACGCTTATATAGCCATGTGCCTCTTGTTTCCATGGATGGCAAAGCAATTATGCCTGGCACAGTGAATGCCCATAACCATTCTTTTCAAAGCTTGCTAAGAGGCATTGCTGCTGATCAGCCGTTTTTAGAGTGGCGCGACAAGGCACTGTACCGATACACGCCTTTCTTGGATGAGGATGCAATTTATACAGGGGCCCTCTTTGCTTTTGGTGAAATGTTGAAGTACGGCGCGACGACAGTCAGTGACTTTTTCTACGTCCATCGTGGCGGTGTGGAAACCGATGAAGCGGTCATCCAAGCAGCGAAAGACGTCGGGATACGCCTCGTTTTTGCACGGACAATGTATGATTGGGCTGGGGCGCCGCAAGCATACCAAGAATCAGTCGACGAAGCTGTTGCACGGACACGGAAATTGGCGGCCAAATACGAGAGTGATCCGATGGTGTCGATCCAGCCAGCCCCTCATAGCCCTCATGCTGCCTCGCCAGAAATGATCAAGGCTGGCCATCGTCTTGCTCAAGAGCTAGGCACACCATTCCATATCCATGTAGCAGAAGAGCCGTTTGAAGTCGACGAAACGTTGAATGCATATGGCTTGCGGCCCGTTCATTATTTGGACTCATTAGGCGTCGTTGATGAAAGCATGATTGCGATCCACCTTGTCTGGCTTGACGATTGGGAAGTAACTCTGCTTGGAAACAAAGGGGCAGGATTGGCCTATTGCCCGTCAAGCAACATGTTTCTTTCAGATGGCGTGACGCGCATTCCTGATCTCCAGCAAGCGGGCGTGCGCATTGGCCTCGGTTCAGATGGAGCTTGCAGCAATAACCGCATTAGCGTGTTTGAAGAAATGCGGATGTGCTCATTGCTGCAAAAAGTCACGCGTCTGGACGGCACATGCATCACTGGGAAACAAGTATTTGAAATGGGCACAAAAACAGGAGCTGCTTTGCTAAAGCTGCAAACTGGCGAATTGAAAAAAGGCTTCCGCGCTGACTTTATTGCACTCGATTTGGATGACTTCTCTTTATCGCCACGAACAGATTTGTTGGCAAATCTCGTGTATGCGATGCAGCCCACAGCGATTGCCGACGTATTTGTGGACGGCAAGCATGTAGTGGCGAATAAACAGCTCGTCATGCAATCTGAAAAAGCGATTGTCGAGAAAGTGGGACGTCTCCATCAAACATGGGCCCATGCCCTAGCTGCCCAGTAAGGGGGCGCCATGGAGCCCTTTAAGCAACAGCCACGATTAGAGGCTAAGCAAGGAAACGGTTCTTCCCCTCGAGCGCTGATCCGTTTCTTGCTTTATAGCAGCATTGGCGCGTTTATGTTTTTCGTGCCCGTGCCAATCAACGGTACGTCTTCCATTATGCTTGACCATATCGTGACCGCAGTAAGGCAGGCTTTCCCTGCAATTGTGCCGTATTATGCGTTGCTTGTGATTTTTCTTGGTGCGCTTTATCCGTTTTACAAGGGGACATGGCGGCAGACAAAGACCGATTTGCTTTTGTCTGTTTTTCAACTTGCTGGTTTAGCGATTACTGTCATGGTGCTATTCGGCATAGGCCCACAATGGATGTTGGCAGAGGACATGGGCCCATTTCTTTTTGATCGCCTTGTTGTCGCTGTAGGTCTTCTTGTCCCAATTGGTGCTGTGTTTTTGGCGATGTTAACAGGATATGGTTTGCTTGAGCTTGCCGGTGTATGGATGCAGCCAATCATGAGGAAAGGTTGGAACCTGCCAGGACGCTCTGCGATTGATGTTGTTGCTTCGTTTGTCGGCAGTTATTCACTTGGATTGCTGATTACGAACAGGCTTTTTCGCGAGGGGCGTTATTCGGTAAAAGAAGCAACGATCATTGCCACTGGCTTTTCCACTGTTTCCGTTACCTTTATGGTGGTCGTTGCCAATACACTCGATTTAATGGCGAACTGGAACGTGTATTTTTGGTCTTGTTTAGTCGTTACATTTACAGTGACGGCAGTAACGGCTAGAGTCTGGCCATTAAAACAAACAACGGAAAGCTTTTATAACGGGATGACAGGCAACCCTGAAGCAGAGCAGCAAGGGCGCCGTCTCCAACGTGGCTGGGCGCAGGCGATGGCACAAGCGCAAGAGAGCCTAAGCCTATCTGCCAATATTTGCGCAAACGTCCGTGATGGGTTCCGCATGACGATGAACATTTTGCCTTCGATTATGTCCATTGGTCTTTTCGGGTTAGCGTTGGCTAAGTATACGCCCCTGTTTGCGTGGCTTGGAGTTTTATTTTACCCAGTAACAGCACTCGTCCAATTGCCTGATCCTGCTTTTGCTGCGAGTGCTGCTGCGACTTCGATTGCGGAAATGTTTTTGCCAGCAGCTATTGCTGCCAACGCTGATCTCATCACCCGTTTTACAATTGGAGTT is a genomic window of Shouchella clausii containing:
- a CDS encoding YjiH family protein, whose amino-acid sequence is MEPFKQQPRLEAKQGNGSSPRALIRFLLYSSIGAFMFFVPVPINGTSSIMLDHIVTAVRQAFPAIVPYYALLVIFLGALYPFYKGTWRQTKTDLLLSVFQLAGLAITVMVLFGIGPQWMLAEDMGPFLFDRLVVAVGLLVPIGAVFLAMLTGYGLLELAGVWMQPIMRKGWNLPGRSAIDVVASFVGSYSLGLLITNRLFREGRYSVKEATIIATGFSTVSVTFMVVVANTLDLMANWNVYFWSCLVVTFTVTAVTARVWPLKQTTESFYNGMTGNPEAEQQGRRLQRGWAQAMAQAQESLSLSANICANVRDGFRMTMNILPSIMSIGLFGLALAKYTPLFAWLGVLFYPVTALVQLPDPAFAASAAATSIAEMFLPAAIAANADLITRFTIGVVCVSSVLFFSAVIPTILATDIPISVPKLLVIWFERVVLSILLAAPIAHLFL
- a CDS encoding amidohydrolase family protein; this translates as MRTLYSADLMYTDGAFQQGYAMCVNNGEIEAIGPQENMSRLYSHVPLVSMDGKAIMPGTVNAHNHSFQSLLRGIAADQPFLEWRDKALYRYTPFLDEDAIYTGALFAFGEMLKYGATTVSDFFYVHRGGVETDEAVIQAAKDVGIRLVFARTMYDWAGAPQAYQESVDEAVARTRKLAAKYESDPMVSIQPAPHSPHAASPEMIKAGHRLAQELGTPFHIHVAEEPFEVDETLNAYGLRPVHYLDSLGVVDESMIAIHLVWLDDWEVTLLGNKGAGLAYCPSSNMFLSDGVTRIPDLQQAGVRIGLGSDGACSNNRISVFEEMRMCSLLQKVTRLDGTCITGKQVFEMGTKTGAALLKLQTGELKKGFRADFIALDLDDFSLSPRTDLLANLVYAMQPTAIADVFVDGKHVVANKQLVMQSEKAIVEKVGRLHQTWAHALAAQ